The following proteins are encoded in a genomic region of Oncorhynchus kisutch isolate 150728-3 linkage group LG6, Okis_V2, whole genome shotgun sequence:
- the LOC109892714 gene encoding arsenite methyltransferase-like, whose product MGATVLFCRYSGCGLVVPEKLQGCKVLDLGSGSGRDCFILSKLVGQSGHVIGIDMTAELILASRKYVQYHQQKYGYEKPNTIFVQGYIEKLNETGIQSGSLDVLVSNCAMCLCPDKKPVLREAFRVLKEGGELYFSDIYSSKAVPEHLKQDPVLWGEGLSGALYWRDLISLVHEVGFSTPYLLTASHIIVHNSELQKKASGITHTSATYRLFKLPKNRKQSDAVVAYKGTVPDHPDLLKFDMYHCFETDIEVSVDAEMAAVLQHSRFSSDFSIQSSDKPAPSPKCAPQSCHLNNPFLLADNLKLHSKPSTKIGNTEEPVGKYDTTN is encoded by the exons ATGGGTGCTACTGTGCTGTTCTGCAGATACTCTGGTTGTGGGCTGGTTGTTCCTGAGAAGCTACAGGGCTGTAAGGTGCTGGATCTGGGCAGTGGCTCTGGCAGAGACTGCTTCATTCTCAGTAAACTAGTGGGCCAGAGCGGTCATGTCATCGGCATTGACATGACAGCAGAACTG ATCCTGGCATCACGCAAATATGTCCAGTACCACCAGCAGAAGTATGGCTACGAGAAGCCCAACACCATATTTGTGCAGGGTTACATAGAAAAACTGAATGAGACGGGAATACAGAGTGGTTCGCTGGATGTTCTGGT gtcaaACTGTGCCATGTGTCTGTGTCCTGACAAGAAGCCGGTTCTCAGGGAGGCTTTCAGAGTGCTCAAG GAGGGTGGGGAACTTTACTTTAGTGACATATATTCCAGCAAGGCTGTTCCGGAACATTTGAAACAAGACCCAGTTCTGTGGG GTGAAGGCTTGAGTGGTGCCCTCTACTGGCGAGACCTGATCTCTCTAGTGCACGAGGTGGGCTTTAGTACTCCATACCTTCTCACTGCAAGCCACATCATAGTCCACAATAGTGAGCTACAGAAGAAAGCAA GTGGCATCACACACACCTCTGCAACTTACCGCCTCTTCAAGTTGCCCAAAAATAGAAAGCAGAGCGACGCAGTTGTGGCTTACAAAGGAACGGTCCCTGACCATCCCGACCTACTCAAGTTTGACATGTATCATTGTTTTGAG acagacatagaggtaAGCGTGGATGCAGAAATGGCAGCCGTACTTCAGCATTCCCGATTCTCCTCTGACTTCTCCATCCAAAGCTCAGACAAACCTGCACCAAGCCCTAAATGTGCCCCTCAG AGCTGCCACCTTAATAACCCATTCCTACTTGCTGATAACCTCAAACTTCATTCAAAGCCCTCCACCAAGATTGGGAACACTGAAGAACCAGTGGGAAAGTATGACACTACCAACTGA